From the Musa acuminata AAA Group cultivar baxijiao chromosome BXJ3-1, Cavendish_Baxijiao_AAA, whole genome shotgun sequence genome, the window TCTTCCAGTGCAGTGCATTCAAGCGATAAAATATCCTTTGGCATCACCCACTCGGCGAACGGGACACCGAAGCGATCCACATGATGATGTCGACGTACTCTTTATCATGAAGTTTTGTGGTGACCAAAGCACAACCCATACACTTCCTTGCACAGCCAGAATTGATGCTGACACACTAAATTGGCCCtctactcatatatatatatatatatatatatatagagagagagagagagagagagagagagagagagagagaaatcctTTGTGGCCGGCGATGATGGTGTGTGTATCCACTCATGACTTGTGTACTTCGTGGAACACAAGCATTCTATTATGGGTGGTGGTCGCCACATCTATACATATACCCTTCATTAATCTGAGAGAGAAGATATCAAAGATTTAAGAATTGCTTGACAAAAGATacgagaagaaaggaagaaaaccttCCAACCACTGACACCCCAAAGTTTGACCACATCAATGTGTCCTGTCACTCCACAAAAGGTGGCTTTGGCTTTGGAGTACACGTCGAACGATATGAAGGAACACGAGTACTCATCAACATTCTCTTGCAGTAAACCAGCAACGGTAGTATATtgtgggggaggaggaggagatggtgggTCTGCTCCGTCTCCATCATTGTGGTTGGACCAGCCACAATAGTTAATTAAGCAAAGGGAAAGCTTTTCTAAAGCAGTACAGGTTTGGGGAGATTGATGTATATGACTTGTTGAAGTGGATTGAAGAGCTTTGCGTGCAGGGATTCCAATCCAGTAAGGTAATGCTTTCTTGAAGGCTGAAGCTTCGGAATTGCTTTAAAAGATGTGAAACTGTGTAAGATATGATCTGACTTGTCACCCCCTTACGTCAAACTTCCAGTGTTGGGTTGCTAATTATCTTTTATGAACAATAACTTTAAGTTAgtaaatgatttatttatttatgagacATGATCTTAATATATGTTGTGAATACACTCCATTTTACAGTGGATGGTAGAACATTAATAGGGGGTATGTTTTTTATTAGCATATCCTGATAAGATTTGAACTAAATATTTTTGCTATAATATCTCTTAGGATCGAATAACGAAAAACCTTATAAATTTTCATTTACTCTttccattatttttttattttttttctttaatttttttaatgtgaTTTTGTGTTTGACCATTTGGATTATTAAGGGAAATTGAAAATGTTTCTGTATCTCTCCTATGaagcaagattttttttttttctcgacaAATGATATCTTTTTATAAGATATAATCTTTCATTTTTCTTCTCATTTACTATTCAATTAGTGCTTATACACTTAAGAAGGTTATATCTTAGAGTATTTTCTCTTAGTCATCCACTTTGGGGCGAGATTTGCCTTAGGTAACATCATATGTGATTACGAGTTTTATTTtctctataattttatttttaattatttaaaatataattttatttgatttcttaATCAAACCCGATGTAGTTTTGGTTTATGTTCTAACAATAATACCATCTTGAATTTTTGATCAATATTATTACGTTTTAAAGTTTAAGACAATAAATTAGACATGGCTTTAAGTTATATTCTAGTAATTTTTGGGACTAGTatgcaaaaaaaatcaaatttatggAGACCTTTATgtgaagaaaaaaatttatattttaagattcaaatattCAATAAATACTTTATGAATCTCTATttattaatttagaaaaatatataaaaagatatttGAAAAGATGGGAAAAACTCTTTGAATTTTAAGCAGAAAGGTGCATAGATTAACTAAGACAATTAATAACTAAGACAATAAAGAATTCATAGGTTCGTTTGATTCTATTTCATTATTGATTTCTAAGGATTGAATTCGCAATGAACCTCCAattattacaaaaagaaaaaagaaatacaacatgAGTAGCAAACCAACTATTTTTGAGAAGATCCCCTTATTTGACTCATTTTCCTTGTACTTCGACTAATTATCTACATAATTTAAATTGAGGTTAAATTGaaaaatcagatttttttttcataaaatttctctatttttaagcaaaaaattatgatttaattaaaatattattttaggtgTTCTTATTTTCTCATGTGCCTCTTAGGTACATATAAAGGGTGAGTTCGACATGTGAACGATCTAACACCATAttataatatcttatcgattaccATATCAACTCGATATATCAGTGAGTATCACTTATCAACTTAATATCACCTTAGGTACCCAATTAGCTTAATATATCGATTGGACTTCTTTGTCTCTTGGCGTCTCTCGAATTGACTTCATAGATAATACTTTTGCACACaaagatataaattttatgattaaccCTTAATTCCGTGAATTATCCGTGAATTATCGGAAACAGAAATGAATACacaaaacatcaaaagaaaagagaatttGAGTTGTGGGATGTATGGAAATGAAATAAATCCGGATGCCCACTGTCATGCTGTCTCCTGGAATGTCGTTAAATGTTCCTTTAGGAATTTAGTGGCGTAAGGGTAGGAATGGCAAGAAGAGGAGAATTCCCATCCTATCGATCGGCTTATTTCCTCTTCTATGGGCTTCATTGGTGACCGAGTCGCTGGCGGCCATCGCCAAGCGGCCCGCGGAAGCGTCACCCAACGACCGATGGGCCTCAGATCACCGTCCGATCCGACCTTGGCGCGCGATGGGTCGGATCCAACGGCTGGGATCCGGTCTCGGTGCCGATAAGGGAGGCGTTCAATACTTTTGACCACCCCCTATTCCTTTCTCGTGCCCATCCATTGCCGTCCGCCTATTGGGTATTAAAGATTCGTTCCCCGCCGTCTCTTCTCTCTCCCCGTGGAACGATTGCGTTTGGTCTCTTCCTCAGAGCGGGTTGAGTAGGCAAACCAAAGGTTTCCTTTTCCTCTCTCtcgctcctcttcctctccacccctTGTCTTTTGGTTCGATCGAGTTCTTGCTTCGAAACTTTGATCTTGTTCCCTCGTGGAAGCGAAGGCTTTGATCTTGTGCAGCATAAAGATTTGTGCTTTTTGTGGTTTTGAGCGTCTTCTCGGCCGAAAGACTCGAGCTTGTTGTCGTTGTTTTGTGTTCACACGGATTGGCGTCTGGTCCTGTAAACATTCGTCAGTTTTGATCTCATCTTATCCAGGAGTTTCTTGAAGAATCGCATGTTTATCTAATTTTGGATGAATTCATAATTCCTTGTTGGGTCTTTTTGGTGAATTTTGTGTCTTCTTCTATGCGCTTGTTGATTGTGTTGAATTTAGATTAGATAGAAGATCATTATGATGTGTTCTCCTTGTTTCCCAAAAAGCATAGAGTGGATATTTCCTTTATCCTACAAGAAAATATATTTACTATTATCTTTGGTTTCTAATTCTGTTTTTCGGTTTTCATCATTCATTTATTTACTTTTTCTGAATGTTCATAATATCTGGTTTGATGTCGAAACTGAACCCTCGGAGCTGTGCTATGCTATGTTTTTCCTGTTGTTTCGTATCTTTCATTCATCTTCTCAAATACAATATTTGTTTTGCTTATGTCCTAACATGGTTGGGCAtgtttgtatttttcttttttcattggtTCATTGGTGATTTGCATCTGAATTACTAGTGTCCGTTGGCGAACatttagctgcttcttggtttaGTAGCTTTGGATATTGAGAGTTATCAttgttcccttttttttcttgtctttATGTATTGTTTAAGAATTTTTTGAGATTCTTCCTTGCTGATAGGCTTTGTAAGTTGTGAAGAAGGGCCTTAAGTTTATTTTTTGGTTTAGTAACTTTGCCATGACATCAATTATCGATGAGTTGATGATAGGCTGATAGCTGGTTTACTTGGATTCTGTTGATCCATTTTAACTTAAGAGTTGTTATATAGGCAAACTACACCTGGTAAGAAAGGCTTCACCCCTGTTGATGATACATTTCTAGGGCTTAGGTTTCTTCTCCTCATTCTGTGCCATGCTACTAATTTGTTGTATAACATAACTTTCTTAAACACTTGATATCAAATTTTGCTAAAAGGATGAAATGAATATGCGCAATCATGGACTTTTCCTCCTGTTCATAGAGAGCGTGATTGAAATGAAGGCTAATAAGATAACCTAGATCCCAACATCTGAACAATCTATTGCCTATGCAGGATGCAAATACCCTATTTCAGCTATGAGACCCTGTTTTGCCCAAATAATGAATTGACGAATCTGCAAATGCGACAAACACTAATAACTGCCTATCACTGGGTAATTGCTAGCTCAAGTAGATGTTAATTCATTAATATTTGCGATGGCCTTTCTTGAATCAGGGGATAACAGAACACAGATGTCAAATTCTTCTAGAGGATATATTGGAGTTCATACCGGTGGATGCATCCAGACATTGTATCTCACTTTATTTATATTAGTTGAATGCTGTTTGCGAACAGAATATAAGGCTTTCTTGTTGATGATGCTATAGCCAGAAAAAGAAATGGATAACAAAGTGAAACTGGCAAGTGTTTGCATAAATCAATGGTACCAAAATCTGAAAATCTTCGGCTTTTGGAGGAACCAGATGCTATAGCAATAGCAAATGCATTACTTCTCTGAGACACCCTTTAATCCAACACACTTTTTGAACTCAATATAGCTTGGGACAAGATGTTGCGGTcagaaaaacatgcatcaattcccCCATAGTTTCCATTAAGGTCATATACTCCTGACTATATGAAGTTCCTATTAGAGCCATGCATTCTGAATTGCTTGATGTTGAGGTTTTTTGTATGCTAGTGATGGCTATTTAGAATTGTTCTTTTTTTTGTCTTACGGTCAGATTGTATAGTAAAAGCTTAGTCACTTGCTGATCCCGTTTTCTGTccatatttttttttgtaatcgTTTGTAGTGGCACACAGTGTCATGGTACTTATTCTGAATAATCAACTAAAGTGGATGTTCCTATCTGAACATAGTTCATCATCCTGTTACGCTTTATTTTGCATGCTTATACTATATAAAACATTTGTGCTAGCTCATTTTATGTTACTCCTGAAACAAAGAAGTTTGGTGTTACTGAATGAATGATAATTGCAATTGTTTTTTTCTCAAATTGgtgtttttgctctatttttttcTATACTCTTGACACCTGGTGTTGCTGAATGATCGAAAGCTGCTTCTTTTTTTCCAATAGGTGATCTTTGCTCTGGCATGGATTGTTCTATGGGTAGAAGGACTGCTAGTGGAATAATTTTTTCCAAAAGTGGTTGTAGTATTACCTTTAGAGAACAAAATCACCATGCTAGAAGCATCCGATCCTGTAGCCGGTTAGGATGTGGTGCTAATTTCTATTCGATGAAAGGCACCAAGGTAGGAGAACAAGACAAAGCTCCCTTTCACACAGGATCATCTAAATTATTACCTGCTAGTAGTTTTAGAAGGCCTCAACGAGGAGGAAGGACTAGAAGATCTCCTGAAGAAGCAGATGTTGCAGAGAGCAGTAATAGCCAAAGAGAGAGTGATAAAATTAAGTGCACTAGCAGATCTCTGGATATAAAAGATTCAGACTCCAGAAGAGGACTAGGGAAGAAAGAAGACTCGCACTCCACAACCGGAGAAGAGGAATCCTGCAGCAATAAATTGAGATCAAAAACATCTAAGGAAGTCACTAGACAGTCCAGATATCACTACAAAGATAATTTAAGTACATTTGCCAGCACCAGCATGGCCCATGCATATGGGTTGGAAAATCCAACACGGGCAGGCGTATCCAATGTTCGTCCATCAGGTTTTAACTCACCTAATTCTGGAAGTAGCAAAACAGCTAATAATATAAGAAAGAGATCCCTTTACAAGGCAAGTCCATCTTCCAGTGGCAAAAGCATGATCCCATCGTCAAGTGGAACAAATTCAGGCCTGGATGTACCTCGTCGAGCTCCAAGAAGGTCTAGAAACCAGTCACCAAATGGAGTAAGAGGTGTTCCTCAAAGTTCATCAAGATTGTCAACAGATTTTAATCCTCTTTGTCACAATGTACATGGACAACCTGGATCCAGCACTCGGATTGCTCCTATTGGACAAATTCATGAACCTGTAGCAAGTAGCACACATACATTTGATGCTTCTTTGGAAGATAGAGATGGCTATCCACACTTAGTCATGGAAGAAGTCGCTGAGGTACTGTCAAACTTATTGTCATAATGGCTATCTTTTGTTTACTTACCTTACATGATTTAGATAATGAAAGCTGGGTGGATATAACCAGAGAAACAGGAATTGCAATGTGATTAATAAATGAAACAAGTAAAAGAACTTTTGATTATGATGTTTCAATTCAGTTATTACTAGTTATCTCAATTATTTTAAATCACCAAATATTTTGATTGAGGATGTACCTAAATTGCTTTTATACTCTTTTGAAGTTTGTAGAAATGCCAAGTATGGGGTTACTTCTAATCACTTTTTTGCCTGAAAAACCTCTATTCTTTTGAAAGTGACTTAGACGTCTTTTGACATGCAGTTGTTATTAGCACTAGAGAGGATCGAAGATGAAGGATTAACATATGAGGTTGTCATTTGCTTCATGATTCATAGATAACTTCTTTCTAATAATAAGTGCTACTTTATAAAGTCAAAGAAGCATGAGAAATCAATTTGGATATTCTTATTCATTAAATTATGTGTTAACAATAGGAATGTTGTTCCTGCAGCAATTATCGCTTCTTGGGAATCATTTATTTTTGGACAGTCTGAGCTTCAATGACCAGTACAGAGACATGAGGATGGACATTGATAATATGTCATATGAGGTTTGTTCTATTTTTGAGTCATGTAGTGTCATGAAATTTGCTCATGGGTTGTTTTCTTGAGTTCTCTTTGATGGAAGAAgagtctttttttttgtttattttttcctttttattttgctATCTATTCTATCTATGTTGTCAAGGTTCAAACTATGGTAGTCTGGTAACTCCTGGATGATGAAGACCAGGAACTAGTTAGCAGTTCTATCGGAAATGTCATTCATATATTGTGTTGCATCTGCATCACCATACTAATTCAAATGTGTGAGTTGATCAAAGTTAAGTCTGATGTACTTGTTCGTTGTGttacatttataataatttttcatCTCCAACCAAGAATAAAACTATTTAATGCTCCATGCTAATTAAAATTTAGGTGTTCAAGGATGAAGCAGTGATACATACTGTCGTATGGTGCTGGTGCACTTGTCTTTTGCAATGCCTAttgataattttaataaaataacatATCAGTGGACGAGACTCTCGTCAATGCGGGGTTTAGGGAGGGTTATTTCCGTGACTCGAACTCTAGCCTTCGGTGTAAAGGAGCAAACTTACCATTTTACTAAGGCCCATCTTTCTATTGATCACTTTTAATACTTGTCTCAAATTAACAATGGGATGGTTTATGTCCCCAGAAATCTCTCTCTTTTGCATTACTATTGCTGTTTAATTTCTAAACCAATCTGAGATAACAGAGTTTGTAGGAATTCACAAATGAGAATATCTCAggaacctttttttttctcttgaacaGGAATTGCTAGTCCTGGAAGAGAAAATTGGTACTGTGAGCACAGCCCTGACAGAGGAAGCTTTATCAAGATGCTTGAAGAGAAGCAATTACATGCCTGCCTCATTGATCTCTGGGTTCTCTGGACTCGATGAAGCTGGTGCCAAATGCAGTATATGCCAGGTACAATCCTCTTGTCCAGACTTTTCAGATACGTATCAGATATTATTTGCATCATCTAAATTTACTTGCCTCTGAATGCTTTATTTTCTTGGTAACAATCTTTTGCTTCTGATTTTTTTGTTGGTTTCATGGCATCCATTTGTTCCTTTGCAGCTTTGTTGCTTATTTCATGTTAATCACAAAGATATGACATATCTGTGCTATACATATGACAAATTATTGTTAATTTAGCTTTGACAAAGTCGACCCTCATTTTTAACAATTAAGGAAGTTTTTTTATCTATGTAAAGGAAAGATCTTTGGATTAACAAGTTAAACTTCATGAGTGCTTTAATCTCATGGTTGAATTATGGTTTCCTTCTGCATTAAAACCAAGAAAGCCTGACTAATCTAAGCAAGAAACTCAAATGATTTCTCCTTGTAATTGCTATACAATGGATACCCCTGAAATAATTATCATCCATCACAAGGACTATATGTGAGAAAATATCCATCATGAGAACAGGCTATTGTAGTGCACTGTAAAGGGAAGCGACGGCCATTACTGTCTAGATGACTACTAGAAAAGGCAGCCATTTGGGATGTTGTTATTTATTCTGGGAACCGGTGATGAAACTCTCTTATAGGCATCGTGTTCTTTAGACTACAATGAGTTTTAACAGTCATTAAATAACTATAAACTACGACATTCTAAATTTTGATTCAAGGATTTATCTGCCAGCAAAGAGGATGAAAGTGTGGTAACTAGTGAGCTTGCTTTTTTGGTGTGGGATCTACTAGGCCTCCAAAGATGTGTACTTGTTGCCCATTGCAATCATGATATGTGATCCTTTGTGTTGTGTCTTAGTAACTGACTTCTTCTAGTGTCGTTCTTTTCTTTGGTTTTCCAGGAAGAATTTGTTGTTGGAGATGAGTTGGGGGAGTTGGCATGTGAGCATGCTTACCATGTAAAATGCATCCACCAGTGGCTTGGGTTAAAGAACTGGTGTCCCATCTGCAAAGCATCTGTGTCTCCAACCTCTTGACACCCTTCCATGTAGCTAGCCCACAAGAAAGTGCATTTGAACTTTCTatcattcatcgaaagttctcaTCACTTTGTAaataacaattattattatttttctttctctttttcagctGTGGATGGAACATGATAAAGTTTCTGGATGTATTAGGCCTTTTTCCCAAATGATTGGGAAGGACAGCCTCACTATGGTCCTATGACATTGAAGAGGCTTCTAGGTTGGGAATTTTAGTTGTCTTCTATTGTGAGCAGGTCTCTGTTGGTCGAATAGTTTGTGTTCAGTCAATGTGATGCAAATGCAGGAGATGCAGGTCTGATTTTATGTGTGAGGCCTATTTCTTCAAAGGTATTGTTCAATGGATGTAATAACAATTCTTTTACAGGTAAGAGATATAGCATTTGATTTCTGTTAGTAGAACTAATATATGTATAGAGAGAGAAGTTGATGTTGCAGTAATGCGATCAAGTGTATTTTCATTTAAACCTTTGCATCAATTTTCATGTACTTAAATTATCGATGATTTGTTTGGATGAGACAAGCACGACAAAGTTTCATGGTCACAAACACTGCGTGTCCTACGCTACCACTGGCTTACTGAACGCCGAGATGTGTGGACCTTTGGCACCGTTAATTACTCGCTCTCTACATAAATGACCTTCTTCAGGGTAAAAAGTACATGAAATTGCAAATTTTAGGAAGATTTGCAGACAGCACTTTGTTTTGAATTgttaaaaatattgaaatttttttgGAGCAATATATGGTGGTGAATATTTGTAAGAAGATGGGAAAGATGGTAAATGCGTTATATAATCTGTAGACGTAACATGCATCTCTCTCATGCTCTAGTTTCTTATAATTTGTTATTGAATTGGTGATGCTTGCAAATAATGGGGGCATACAACTCGACAAGATTATTGTTTAACTTATCTACTCTGAGCCCCACGACAAATTCCATTCTCACAAAATCAAACatgagatcaaacaaactgttacATATAAACATCATAGTAGATAGACACTTCAGGTACCAAGGCATCAACTTTCTTAGTTGGTAAAAACCTTAATAGAATTTCGTAATATCCTGAATCCTTATCTTCATCCTTCTTTGCCaaaggccaaaaaaaaaaaaagaaaaagaaatcgatTGTATCAAACTTACAATAGCAATAGAATTTGGGTAAGTATACTATTAAGATAATTTTTTCCCAAATATTAATTAGTGATCTTGGTTCAATAAGTATACTTTTAAGATCCTGTGTTATTTGATGGCTACTGCTAACTGCAATAGCACAAATAGGTAGCAGAACAGAGTGGAAACACAAAACGAGTTGAAACCATGAACAATCCCGTTCCCCACTTCTATCATCTAATGGACACCGCTTCGATAGACCATTTGATCTCTGTAGGTATCGTGTGCATCTAAGGGACTGACTTAGGCCCTCGATTGTTGATGAGTTCAAACTTTCAGACTAGCAGGAAACCATCGAACCGAAGGCTCAACAGCACCAGCTTATGGCCTTGTGACCAAGGCTTATGGCCTGATATAGAGAGTAAAATAAAAGAGGTGTTGGATAAAGAAAGATGGCCAAGCACCAGCTTGCAACGAGCATTTCAACCAGGAAGTACGAGTTCTACAGTTAGGAAGAATACTACTATCTAAGACGAGCGACAGGCATCCACATGCCTCCTCATCCACCATGAACTGCTGCTTTATGACATGGTATaaatacataaaagaaaaaaaaaaaaaaaagtcaagtaTGAAGCACCAAATAGTGTAGTACCCCAATGATTCAGGTTGGAACTCCTGCTTAATAGAGGGGAGCCAAATTGATGTACAGGGCACTATTATTCCAATGAAACTTCTAGGTACACGGATCATAAAGGAAAATGGAGGAGGAGAACGTCCATCCCAAAGCCAATTTCAAGCacccttatgcaacaaattagtgCCTGCAAGAATCATTACAACATAACAAAGTCAAATACCTAGACGAACAGAACCTACTATCCTACCGACAACAAATTGATCTTATATAATAAGATCAAGTCTCTGATTTAAAATTTCAATCGAAGTCATGCAACTAACTGCAGTAGCTGTAACATCTGCCTACAGACTAAAAAAAAGTGTTAACTAGCATTTGCCTAATCAAGATTTCAAATTAGATATGATTTGGTCTTACTCGTTACCTGTATGATACCACTCAAAATGAGATGTTCCAAAATGGATTACAAGCTAAGTATTAGAAGCTAAAATGAACTGTACCGACCTACTATTATCATGGTTTAGCAAAAACTTAAGATCTAGTATATCATCACTTAAATATGGTACCTGTACAAGACACATCTGatagacatcatccttgaagaaccTTTCGAGGATCCAGTTGCCCACTGCAGTAGCTGGAGGGAACAGCAGACAGCTCTAACCTTCCTTTCCATTCTTCACCAGGTTTCAGAGTGATGGGCTTCTCGATGGCTGCAGCCTCCACGCAAAGCATATGCTTGTACTCATCGTCCCCAAAATCTGGCATTGCTTTGGCCTTCCTGTCCCAAGGATTCCATACCACTGCAATGGTTGAAGAAAGGTGAAGGAAAAGAGTCAGTGAGGACAGAATCTAAAACAGGATCTTTATATCCAAAAGACTGGCCCAAACATATGAAACATGATTGCTTAATTGACAATTTGTCAACAGATAACCATTACTTTATTCATCAAAAATGATGTATTTCTCGCTCAA encodes:
- the LOC135629326 gene encoding E3 ubiquitin-protein ligase MBR2-like isoform X1, giving the protein MDCSMGRRTASGIIFSKSGCSITFREQNHHARSIRSCSRLGCGANFYSMKGTKVGEQDKAPFHTGSSKLLPASSFRRPQRGGRTRRSPEEADVAESSNSQRESDKIKCTSRSLDIKDSDSRRGLGKKEDSHSTTGEEESCSNKLRSKTSKEVTRQSRYHYKDNLSTFASTSMAHAYGLENPTRAGVSNVRPSGFNSPNSGSSKTANNIRKRSLYKASPSSSGKSMIPSSSGTNSGLDVPRRAPRRSRNQSPNGVRGVPQSSSRLSTDFNPLCHNVHGQPGSSTRIAPIGQIHEPVASSTHTFDASLEDRDGYPHLVMEEVAELLLALERIEDEGLTYEQLSLLGNHLFLDSLSFNDQYRDMRMDIDNMSYEELLVLEEKIGTVSTALTEEALSRCLKRSNYMPASLISGFSGLDEAGAKCSICQEEFVVGDELGELACEHAYHVKCIHQWLGLKNWCPICKASVSPTS
- the LOC135629326 gene encoding E3 ubiquitin-protein ligase MBR2-like isoform X2 yields the protein MDCSMGRRTASGIIFSKSGCSITFREQNHHARSIRSCSRLGCGANFYSMKGTKVGEQDKAPFHTGSSKLLPASSFRRPQRGGRTRRSPEEADVAESSNSQRESDKIKCTSRSLDIKDSDSRRGLGKKEDSHSTTGEEESCSNKLRSKTSKEVTRQSRYHYKDNLSTFASTSMAHAYGLENPTRAGVSNVRPSGFNSPNSGSSKTANNIRKRSLYKASPSSSGKSMIPSSSGTNSGLDVPRRAPRRSRNQSPNGVRGVPQSSSRLSTDFNPLCHNVHGQPGSSTRIAPIGQIHEPVASSTHTFDASLEDRDGYPHLVMEEVAEQLSLLGNHLFLDSLSFNDQYRDMRMDIDNMSYEELLVLEEKIGTVSTALTEEALSRCLKRSNYMPASLISGFSGLDEAGAKCSICQEEFVVGDELGELACEHAYHVKCIHQWLGLKNWCPICKASVSPTS